Proteins encoded within one genomic window of Bacillus sp. 1NLA3E:
- the sstT gene encoding serine/threonine transporter SstT: MKVLMKKWNQVSLVKQIIVGLIIGIILAITIPAAAKPVVIFGSLFVGALKAIAPVLVLFLVMSAIAQHKSGKKTNMSTIIGLYLLGTFLAGLIAVIVSFMFPVTLTLATGAGDVTAPSGVVEVLKTLLLNVVDNPVKAIYNANYIGILAWAVLLGFALKNAADSTKTLIANFSDAVSKMVTWVIRFAPLGIMGLVFESITTNGIESLLSYGKLLAVLIGCMFFVALVVNPIIVFATIRQNPFPLVFKCIRESGITAFFTRSSAANIPVNMRLCEKLGLNKDAYSVSIPLGATINMAGAAVTISVLTLAAVHTLGIQVDIPTAIILSVLSAVCACGASGVAGGSLLLIPLACSLFGIPDDVAMKVVGVGFIIGVLQDSFETALNSSTDVLFTAAAEFKEWRKKGKKIDIQKAA, translated from the coding sequence AAGTACTAATGAAAAAGTGGAATCAAGTGAGTTTGGTTAAACAAATCATTGTAGGGTTGATTATTGGAATTATCCTGGCTATAACGATCCCAGCTGCTGCAAAACCAGTTGTGATTTTTGGCTCTTTATTTGTAGGGGCTTTGAAAGCAATTGCACCTGTATTAGTGCTGTTCTTGGTTATGTCGGCCATTGCCCAACACAAGAGTGGTAAGAAAACGAATATGTCAACGATTATCGGCCTTTATCTTTTAGGCACCTTTTTAGCTGGCTTAATTGCAGTTATTGTAAGCTTTATGTTTCCTGTAACCTTAACACTTGCAACGGGTGCAGGTGATGTGACGGCTCCAAGCGGTGTGGTAGAGGTACTCAAAACATTACTGTTAAACGTTGTCGATAACCCAGTTAAAGCTATTTATAATGCTAACTATATCGGTATTTTAGCTTGGGCGGTACTTCTAGGTTTTGCTCTAAAAAATGCCGCTGATTCTACAAAAACTCTAATTGCGAATTTTTCAGATGCTGTATCCAAAATGGTTACATGGGTGATCAGATTTGCCCCTTTAGGAATCATGGGTCTAGTATTTGAATCTATTACGACAAATGGAATAGAGTCTTTACTAAGTTATGGTAAATTACTTGCAGTATTAATTGGATGTATGTTCTTTGTAGCACTTGTAGTAAATCCTATTATTGTGTTCGCAACTATACGTCAAAATCCATTCCCACTTGTATTTAAATGCATAAGGGAAAGCGGTATTACAGCGTTCTTTACACGAAGTTCTGCAGCCAACATTCCTGTAAATATGAGATTATGTGAAAAACTAGGTTTGAATAAGGATGCTTATTCAGTATCCATTCCATTAGGCGCAACCATCAATATGGCTGGTGCCGCTGTTACTATTTCTGTTTTGACCCTTGCTGCAGTTCATACACTAGGCATTCAAGTGGATATTCCTACTGCAATAATCCTCAGTGTACTGTCAGCTGTCTGTGCTTGCGGTGCTTCAGGGGTTGCTGGTGGTTCTCTTTTACTGATTCCTCTAGCATGCAGTTTATTCGGAATCCCAGATGATGTTGCAATGAAGGTTGTTGGTGTCGGCTTTATTATAGGCGTTTTACAAGACTCATTTGAAACCGCACTTAACTCATCCACAGACGTACTTTTCACAGCAGCAGCTGAATTTAAGGAATGGCGTAAAAAAGGTAAAAAAATAGATATCCAAAAAGCAGCATAA